A section of the Acanthochromis polyacanthus isolate Apoly-LR-REF ecotype Palm Island chromosome 13, KAUST_Apoly_ChrSc, whole genome shotgun sequence genome encodes:
- the LOC110962718 gene encoding carotenoid-cleaving dioxygenase, mitochondrial isoform X1, with the protein MALLHQFQISNGQVTYKSRFLSSDSYQSNKEYNRITVSEFGTVTMPDPCKNVFQRFLSRFELPKPTDNANVSFVTYKGDYYVSTETNVMHMVDPETLESIKKVDWSKFIAVNGATAHPHTDPDGTAYNMGNSYTSKGAFYNIIRVPPTKETEGETLEGATVLCSIPSVDKTKPSYYHSFAMSENYVVFIEQPIKMNLLKIVTGKLTGKSIRDAFSWDPNLNTVFHLIHKQTGKVSNIKYVAKPLSTFHQINAYEEDGFLIMDMCASDDGQAIEAYNIQNLRKSGEALDDVYNTLCRVFPRRFVLPLSVDSDAPYGQNLIDRPSSTATSVRTGKNKVFCTHEDLHGEDLHQYGGLEFPQINYGKYNTRPYRYFYGCGFRHLVGDTLIKMDLQGKHMKVWDHPGLYPSEPIFIPSPNATEEDDGVILSVVITPNKDKSTFLLVLDAKTFEELGRAEVPVNIPYGFHGAFSSAA; encoded by the exons ATGGCTCTCCTGCACCAGTTCCAGATATCCAATGGGCAGGTGACCTACAAAAGCCGCTTCCTGTCCAGTGACAGCTACCAATCCAATAAGGAGTACAACCGCATTACTGTATCTGAGTTTGGGACTGTCACCATGCCAGACCCCTGTAAAAACGTCTTCCAGCGCTTTCTGTCAAGATTTGAACTACCAA AGCCCACAGATAATGCCAATGTGAGCTTTGTGACCTACAAAGGTGATTACTATGTCAGCACAGAAACTAATGTTATGCACATGGTGGATCCTGAGACACTGGAGTCAATTAAAAAG GTGGACTGGAGCAAATTCATTGCTGTGAATGGAGCGACTGCACACCCCCACACCGACCCTGATGGAACGGCATACAACATGGGGAATTCCTACACCAGCAAAG GAGCGTTCTACAACATCATCCGAGTGCCCCCAACCAAGGAAACAGAAGGGGAGACCTTGGAGGGAGCCACAGTGCTGTGCTCGATTCCTTCAGTGGACAAAACCAAACCCTCCTACTACCACAGCTTTG CAATGTCTGAGAACTACGTGGTGTTCATTGAACAACCCATCAAGATGAACCTGTTGAAGATTGTCACAGGCAAGCTGACAGGAAAAAGCATCAGGGATGCCTTTTCCTGGGACCCCAACCTCAACACTGTCTTCCACCTGATTCACAAACAAACTGGGAAG GTAAGCAACATCAAGTATGTTGCCAAGCCACTGTCAACCTTCCACCAGATTAATGCCTATGAGGAGGATGGCTTCTTGATAATGGATATGTGTGCTTCAGATGATGGCCAGGCAATTGAGGCCTATAACATCCAGAATTTGCGCAAGTCTGGAGAAGCCCTTGATGAT GTGTATAACACTCTGTGTCGAGTGTTCCCCCGTCGCTTCGTGCTGCCTCTCAGTGTGGACAGTGATGCGCCCTACGGCCAGAACTTGATTGACCGGCCCAGCAGCACAGCCACGTCTGTAAGAACGGGCAAAAACAAG GTGTTCTGTACTCATGAAGACCTCCACGGGGAAGATCTCCATCAATATGGAGGTCTGGAGTTCCCTCAGATCAACTATGGCAAGTACAACACCCGTCCCTACCGCTACTTCTACGGCTGTGGCTTCAGACACCTTGTCGGGGACACTCTGATCAAGATGGACCTCCAGGGCAAACACATGAAG GTGTGGGATCATCCTGGTCTGTATCCCTCTGAACCAATCTTCATTCCCTCTCCTAATGCTACAGAGGAGGACGATGGTGTTATCTTGTCTGTGGTCATCACTCCAAATAAG GACAAGAGTACATTCCTTCTGGTTTTAGATGCCAAGACGTTTGAGGAGCTGGGCAGGGCTGAGGTACCTGTCAACATTCCCTACGGTTTCCACGGGGCATTCAGTTCTGCTGCATAG
- the LOC110962718 gene encoding carotenoid-cleaving dioxygenase, mitochondrial isoform X2, which translates to MALLHQFQISNGQVTYKSRFLSSDSYQSNKEYNRITVSEFGTVTMPDPCKNVFQRFLSRFELPSEYFPTDNANVSFVTYKGDYYVSTETNVMHMVDPETLESIKKVDWSKFIAVNGATAHPHTDPDGTAYNMGNSYTSKGAFYNIIRVPPTKETEGETLEGATVLCSIPSVDKTKPSYYHSFAMSENYVVFIEQPIKMNLLKIVTGKLTGKSIRDAFSWDPNLNTVFHLIHKQTGKVSNIKYVAKPLSTFHQINAYEEDGFLIMDMCASDDGQAIEAYNIQNLRKSGEALDDVYNTLCRVFPRRFVLPLSVDSDAPYGQNLIDRPSSTATSVRTGKNKVFCTHEDLHGEDLHQYGGLEFPQINYGKYNTRPYRYFYGCGFRHLVGDTLIKMDLQGKHMKVWDHPGLYPSEPIFIPSPNATEEDDGVILSVVITPNKDKSTFLLVLDAKTFEELGRAEVPVNIPYGFHGAFSSAA; encoded by the exons ATGGCTCTCCTGCACCAGTTCCAGATATCCAATGGGCAGGTGACCTACAAAAGCCGCTTCCTGTCCAGTGACAGCTACCAATCCAATAAGGAGTACAACCGCATTACTGTATCTGAGTTTGGGACTGTCACCATGCCAGACCCCTGTAAAAACGTCTTCCAGCGCTTTCTGTCAAGATTTGAACTACCAAGTGAGTATTTT CCCACAGATAATGCCAATGTGAGCTTTGTGACCTACAAAGGTGATTACTATGTCAGCACAGAAACTAATGTTATGCACATGGTGGATCCTGAGACACTGGAGTCAATTAAAAAG GTGGACTGGAGCAAATTCATTGCTGTGAATGGAGCGACTGCACACCCCCACACCGACCCTGATGGAACGGCATACAACATGGGGAATTCCTACACCAGCAAAG GAGCGTTCTACAACATCATCCGAGTGCCCCCAACCAAGGAAACAGAAGGGGAGACCTTGGAGGGAGCCACAGTGCTGTGCTCGATTCCTTCAGTGGACAAAACCAAACCCTCCTACTACCACAGCTTTG CAATGTCTGAGAACTACGTGGTGTTCATTGAACAACCCATCAAGATGAACCTGTTGAAGATTGTCACAGGCAAGCTGACAGGAAAAAGCATCAGGGATGCCTTTTCCTGGGACCCCAACCTCAACACTGTCTTCCACCTGATTCACAAACAAACTGGGAAG GTAAGCAACATCAAGTATGTTGCCAAGCCACTGTCAACCTTCCACCAGATTAATGCCTATGAGGAGGATGGCTTCTTGATAATGGATATGTGTGCTTCAGATGATGGCCAGGCAATTGAGGCCTATAACATCCAGAATTTGCGCAAGTCTGGAGAAGCCCTTGATGAT GTGTATAACACTCTGTGTCGAGTGTTCCCCCGTCGCTTCGTGCTGCCTCTCAGTGTGGACAGTGATGCGCCCTACGGCCAGAACTTGATTGACCGGCCCAGCAGCACAGCCACGTCTGTAAGAACGGGCAAAAACAAG GTGTTCTGTACTCATGAAGACCTCCACGGGGAAGATCTCCATCAATATGGAGGTCTGGAGTTCCCTCAGATCAACTATGGCAAGTACAACACCCGTCCCTACCGCTACTTCTACGGCTGTGGCTTCAGACACCTTGTCGGGGACACTCTGATCAAGATGGACCTCCAGGGCAAACACATGAAG GTGTGGGATCATCCTGGTCTGTATCCCTCTGAACCAATCTTCATTCCCTCTCCTAATGCTACAGAGGAGGACGATGGTGTTATCTTGTCTGTGGTCATCACTCCAAATAAG GACAAGAGTACATTCCTTCTGGTTTTAGATGCCAAGACGTTTGAGGAGCTGGGCAGGGCTGAGGTACCTGTCAACATTCCCTACGGTTTCCACGGGGCATTCAGTTCTGCTGCATAG